The following coding sequences are from one Nicotiana tabacum cultivar K326 chromosome 1, ASM71507v2, whole genome shotgun sequence window:
- the LOC107762700 gene encoding uncharacterized protein LOC107762700 isoform X1, which translates to MDDRGESFVAVRRISQGFERGNSTTCHSTSSGLLMRANIDVCEVVAGSAAWLGRGLSCVCAQTRDIDARPSFDLTPVQEECLLRLQNRIDVAYDSSIPEHQEALRALWKAAFPEEELHGLVSEQWKEMGWQGKDPSTDFRGAGFISLENLLYFVRNFPKSFQDLLQKQEGDRALWEYPFAVAGVNITFMLIQMLDLEAIKPRTLVGATFLKFLAENESAFDLLYCITFKLMDNQWLAMHASYMDFNTVMKSTRRQIERELLQEDITRLEDLPSYRLLSR; encoded by the exons ATGGACGATAGAGGAGAATCGTTCGTAGCAGTTAGGAGGATATCACAAGGATTTGAAAGAGGAAATAGTACTACTTGCCATTCTACTTCTTCTG GTTTACTCATGCGTGCTAATATTGACGTTTGTG AGGTTGTGGCAGGATCAGCAGCATGGCTTGGCAGAGGCCTTTCATGTGTTTGTGCCCAGACAAGAGATATTGATGCTCGTCCATCATTTGATTTGACACCAGTCCAG GAGGAATGCTTGCTAAGGCTACAAAACCGTATAGATGTTGCATATGATAGTTCAATTCCAGAACATCAG GAAGCTTTAAGAGCATTGTGGAAAGCGGCCTTTCCTGAGGAAGAACTCCATGGTTTAGTATCTGAGCAGTGGAAGGAAATGGGTTGGCAAGGGAAAGATCCATCTACTGACTTTAG GGGTGCCGGATTCATATCACTGGAGAACTTGTTATATTTCGTGAGAAATTTCCCG AAATCATTCCAGGATCTTCTTCAAAAGCAGGAAGGTGATAGGGCATTATGGGAATACCCATTTGCTGTTGCTGGTGTTAACATCACTTTTATGCTTATCCAGATGCTTGATCTAGAAGCTA TAAAACCAAGAACTCTGGTCGGAGCAACTTTTTTGAAGTTTCTTGCAG AAAATGAATCAGCATTTGATCTGCTATATTGTATCACGTTTAAGCTGATGGATAATCAGTGGCTTGCCATGCACGCATCATATATGGACTTCAAT ACAGTTATGAAGTCCACTCGTCGACAAATTGAAAGGGAGCTTTTGCAAGAAGACATAACACGGTTGGAGGATTTGCCCTCGTACCGACTTCTTAGTCGATAG
- the LOC107762700 gene encoding uncharacterized protein LOC107762700 isoform X2, whose amino-acid sequence MDDRGESFVAVRRISQGFERGNSTTCHSTSSEVVAGSAAWLGRGLSCVCAQTRDIDARPSFDLTPVQEECLLRLQNRIDVAYDSSIPEHQEALRALWKAAFPEEELHGLVSEQWKEMGWQGKDPSTDFRGAGFISLENLLYFVRNFPKSFQDLLQKQEGDRALWEYPFAVAGVNITFMLIQMLDLEAIKPRTLVGATFLKFLAENESAFDLLYCITFKLMDNQWLAMHASYMDFNTVMKSTRRQIERELLQEDITRLEDLPSYRLLSR is encoded by the exons ATGGACGATAGAGGAGAATCGTTCGTAGCAGTTAGGAGGATATCACAAGGATTTGAAAGAGGAAATAGTACTACTTGCCATTCTACTTCTTCTG AGGTTGTGGCAGGATCAGCAGCATGGCTTGGCAGAGGCCTTTCATGTGTTTGTGCCCAGACAAGAGATATTGATGCTCGTCCATCATTTGATTTGACACCAGTCCAG GAGGAATGCTTGCTAAGGCTACAAAACCGTATAGATGTTGCATATGATAGTTCAATTCCAGAACATCAG GAAGCTTTAAGAGCATTGTGGAAAGCGGCCTTTCCTGAGGAAGAACTCCATGGTTTAGTATCTGAGCAGTGGAAGGAAATGGGTTGGCAAGGGAAAGATCCATCTACTGACTTTAG GGGTGCCGGATTCATATCACTGGAGAACTTGTTATATTTCGTGAGAAATTTCCCG AAATCATTCCAGGATCTTCTTCAAAAGCAGGAAGGTGATAGGGCATTATGGGAATACCCATTTGCTGTTGCTGGTGTTAACATCACTTTTATGCTTATCCAGATGCTTGATCTAGAAGCTA TAAAACCAAGAACTCTGGTCGGAGCAACTTTTTTGAAGTTTCTTGCAG AAAATGAATCAGCATTTGATCTGCTATATTGTATCACGTTTAAGCTGATGGATAATCAGTGGCTTGCCATGCACGCATCATATATGGACTTCAAT ACAGTTATGAAGTCCACTCGTCGACAAATTGAAAGGGAGCTTTTGCAAGAAGACATAACACGGTTGGAGGATTTGCCCTCGTACCGACTTCTTAGTCGATAG
- the LOC107762700 gene encoding uncharacterized protein LOC107762700 isoform X4, producing MDDRGESFVAVRRISQGFERGNSTTCHSTSSGLLMRANIDVCEVVAGSAAWLGRGLSCVCAQTRDIDARPSFDLTPVQEECLLRLQNRIDVAYDSSIPEHQEALRALWKAAFPEEELHGLVSEQWKEMGWQGKDPSTDFRGAGFISLENLLYFVRNFPKSFQDLLQKQEGDRALWEYPFAVAGVNITFMLIQMLDLEAIKPRTLVGATFLKFLAENESAFDLLYCITFKLMDNQWLAMHASYMDFNL from the exons ATGGACGATAGAGGAGAATCGTTCGTAGCAGTTAGGAGGATATCACAAGGATTTGAAAGAGGAAATAGTACTACTTGCCATTCTACTTCTTCTG GTTTACTCATGCGTGCTAATATTGACGTTTGTG AGGTTGTGGCAGGATCAGCAGCATGGCTTGGCAGAGGCCTTTCATGTGTTTGTGCCCAGACAAGAGATATTGATGCTCGTCCATCATTTGATTTGACACCAGTCCAG GAGGAATGCTTGCTAAGGCTACAAAACCGTATAGATGTTGCATATGATAGTTCAATTCCAGAACATCAG GAAGCTTTAAGAGCATTGTGGAAAGCGGCCTTTCCTGAGGAAGAACTCCATGGTTTAGTATCTGAGCAGTGGAAGGAAATGGGTTGGCAAGGGAAAGATCCATCTACTGACTTTAG GGGTGCCGGATTCATATCACTGGAGAACTTGTTATATTTCGTGAGAAATTTCCCG AAATCATTCCAGGATCTTCTTCAAAAGCAGGAAGGTGATAGGGCATTATGGGAATACCCATTTGCTGTTGCTGGTGTTAACATCACTTTTATGCTTATCCAGATGCTTGATCTAGAAGCTA TAAAACCAAGAACTCTGGTCGGAGCAACTTTTTTGAAGTTTCTTGCAG AAAATGAATCAGCATTTGATCTGCTATATTGTATCACGTTTAAGCTGATGGATAATCAGTGGCTTGCCATGCACGCATCATATATGGACTTCAAT TTATGA
- the LOC107762700 gene encoding uncharacterized protein LOC107762700 isoform X3 produces MDDRGESFVAVRRISQGFERGNSTTCHSTSSGLLMRANIDVCEVVAGSAAWLGRGLSCVCAQTRDIDARPSFDLTPVQEECLLRLQNRIDVAYDSSIPEHQEALRALWKAAFPEEELHGLVSEQWKEMGWQGKDPSTDFRGAGFISLENLLYFVRNFPKSFQDLLQKQEGDRALWEYPFAVAGVNITFMLIQMLDLEAIKPRTLVGATFLKFLAENESAFDLLYCITFKLMDNQWLAMHASYMDFNICFISRQL; encoded by the exons ATGGACGATAGAGGAGAATCGTTCGTAGCAGTTAGGAGGATATCACAAGGATTTGAAAGAGGAAATAGTACTACTTGCCATTCTACTTCTTCTG GTTTACTCATGCGTGCTAATATTGACGTTTGTG AGGTTGTGGCAGGATCAGCAGCATGGCTTGGCAGAGGCCTTTCATGTGTTTGTGCCCAGACAAGAGATATTGATGCTCGTCCATCATTTGATTTGACACCAGTCCAG GAGGAATGCTTGCTAAGGCTACAAAACCGTATAGATGTTGCATATGATAGTTCAATTCCAGAACATCAG GAAGCTTTAAGAGCATTGTGGAAAGCGGCCTTTCCTGAGGAAGAACTCCATGGTTTAGTATCTGAGCAGTGGAAGGAAATGGGTTGGCAAGGGAAAGATCCATCTACTGACTTTAG GGGTGCCGGATTCATATCACTGGAGAACTTGTTATATTTCGTGAGAAATTTCCCG AAATCATTCCAGGATCTTCTTCAAAAGCAGGAAGGTGATAGGGCATTATGGGAATACCCATTTGCTGTTGCTGGTGTTAACATCACTTTTATGCTTATCCAGATGCTTGATCTAGAAGCTA TAAAACCAAGAACTCTGGTCGGAGCAACTTTTTTGAAGTTTCTTGCAG AAAATGAATCAGCATTTGATCTGCTATATTGTATCACGTTTAAGCTGATGGATAATCAGTGGCTTGCCATGCACGCATCATATATGGACTTCAAT ATATGCTTTATTTCCAGACAGTTATGA
- the LOC107762688 gene encoding LOW QUALITY PROTEIN: nucleoside diphosphate kinase 1-like (The sequence of the model RefSeq protein was modified relative to this genomic sequence to represent the inferred CDS: deleted 1 base in 1 codon), with product MEQTFIMIKPDGVQRGLVGEIIGRFEKKGFYLKGLKFMTVDRAFAEKHYADLSAKPFFNGLVDYIVSGPVVVMIWEGKGVVSTGRKLIGATNPLESAPGTIRGDYTIDIGRNVIHGSDSVDSGQKEKDLWFPEGINWWRPSQHSWIYE from the exons ATGGAGCAAACATTCATT ATGATCAAGCCTGATGGTGTCCAACGTGGCCTG GTGGGTGAGATTATTGGAAGATTTGAGAAGAAGGGTTTCTATTTGAAAG GGTTGAAGTTTATGACCGTGGATCGTGCTTTTGCTGAAAAGCACTACGCAGACTTGTCTGCAAAGCCTTTCTTCAATGGGCTTGTCGATTACATTGTGTCTGGCCCCGTTGTGGTAATGATCTGGGAGGGTAAGGGAGTAGTTTCAACTGGCAGGAAGCTCATTGGAGCAACAAACCCCTTGGAATCTGCTCCTGGAACCATTCGTGGTGATTACACCATTGACATTGGAAG GAATGTTATTCATGGAAGTGATTCAGTTGATAGTGGACAGAAGGAAAAAGATCTTTGGTTCCCTGAAGGTATTAATTGGTGGCGTCCCAGCCAACACTCTTGGATCTATGAGTAA